Proteins found in one Methylobacter sp. S3L5C genomic segment:
- a CDS encoding copper resistance protein B: protein MSYRINLIISLMVLNVSSSWAQENPVIVDHSHHFAITKGDKSTKKPVVTPVEKVGDMENMPDMDHESMSGMDHGKMNHESMSGMDHGKMNHESMSGMDHGKMNHESMPGMDHSKMNHKSMSGMDHGKMNDESMSGNSAPSDARDPHAYSEGYDFGPILHPQMGDEDNLISLLVDRLESVTSRESTTMTYDWQASFGQTYNRALIRAEGDIEAGTFKDSRNELLWAHAVTAYWDTQLGVRYDSGKGTDRGWLAFGVQGLAPYWLYVEATTYVNERGRVAFRLETEYDLLLTQKLIMQPRMEMNFYSQRDDTRAVSSGLSDFNGGVRLRYEIRREIAPYIGVEWAGKFGSAADYMRTTGDVPQGTRFVAGARFWF from the coding sequence ATGAGCTATAGAATCAATTTGATTATCAGCTTGATGGTTCTTAATGTATCTTCATCTTGGGCGCAAGAAAATCCTGTTATCGTTGATCACAGTCACCATTTTGCTATTACCAAAGGTGATAAGTCTACGAAAAAACCAGTGGTAACTCCGGTAGAAAAAGTCGGGGACATGGAAAATATGCCCGATATGGATCATGAGTCTATGTCGGGGATGGATCATGGCAAGATGAATCATGAGTCCATGTCGGGTATGGATCATGGCAAGATGAATCATGAGTCCATGTCGGGTATGGATCATGGCAAGATGAATCATGAGTCCATGCCCGGTATGGATCATAGTAAGATGAATCATAAGTCCATGTCGGGTATGGATCATGGCAAGATGAATGATGAGTCCATGTCGGGAAATTCGGCACCGTCAGATGCTCGCGATCCACATGCCTATTCAGAGGGTTATGATTTTGGGCCAATCTTACATCCGCAAATGGGTGATGAAGATAACCTTATTTCGCTTCTGGTTGACCGGCTTGAAAGTGTAACCAGTCGTGAAAGCACTACAATGACTTATGATTGGCAGGCCTCGTTTGGTCAAACCTATAACCGTGCGCTAATCAGAGCCGAAGGTGATATCGAGGCTGGCACGTTTAAGGATTCTCGCAATGAGCTACTCTGGGCTCATGCGGTTACGGCTTATTGGGATACGCAACTGGGTGTACGCTACGATAGCGGTAAGGGCACTGATCGAGGTTGGCTTGCCTTTGGTGTTCAGGGATTGGCACCTTACTGGTTATATGTGGAAGCTACCACTTATGTTAATGAGCGGGGAAGAGTCGCATTCCGGCTTGAAACCGAGTACGATTTATTGCTAACGCAAAAACTCATTATGCAGCCACGTATGGAGATGAATTTTTACAGCCAAAGAGACGACACACGAGCTGTCAGTAGTGGCTTATCCGATTTTAACGGAGGTGTGCGCCTACGTTACGAGATTCGCCGTGAGATTGCACCTTACATCGGTGTTGAATGGGCTGGCAAGTTCGGATCAGCGGCTGATTATATGCGGACTACCGGAGATGTTCCTCAAGGTACTCGGTTTGTCGCCGGAGCCCGTTTTTGGTTCTAA